Proteins co-encoded in one Etheostoma spectabile isolate EspeVRDwgs_2016 unplaced genomic scaffold, UIUC_Espe_1.0 scaffold00006502, whole genome shotgun sequence genomic window:
- the LOC116678141 gene encoding LOW QUALITY PROTEIN: up-regulator of cell proliferation-like (The sequence of the model RefSeq protein was modified relative to this genomic sequence to represent the inferred CDS: inserted 2 bases in 1 codon), whose product MSTMKYAEGQEPAVLLNFLSKVGLEKFYPNKLTLRSLLEINKNSINEEAVSSVEDIPRGFLRKLFKLNSECRSCTHLSDNDNNDDDDDDDDDDDDDDDDDDDDIYTAKDPAEDNKVNPHDLIVALFLCADSFLQQELALKMSMCQFSVPLLLPHANTSQSTLMLWALRDIVKEWRPHNLSESKGFVEDNIIQADIPFYSFVRLKNCSLSKSQCLNHVLSFGQSNNNTFIHRDIKGGAVKRNIANGLVEVCWYLPSGTENLDIFPEPVAIANLRGDVCESIAQFSFLCHVSTAVFVFLDKVEEEEHKILTSLQDVKSKLFFVVNRKDGNSTEDMSVKKTLKELDLPKTSVKFKSPRINLAEFSNKLCAAIKTSIKDVKNPRSIANMLDKAVELGLSVDERTSDDQRKAAEDIAKGIGEQPIPDYKKQQLPLQGDNWKMLSKLEKEECRMKDTGDSGLEEFKSQLQAEKLKIREGQSKQTLSKGIKSFIKIVSTSDKEKRDYFLKWMKLELNSHYQDKLTDLRNKFKEQCTKKDAKLIAGLDQALLDSSLGIEHYMREMGLIYEFSLQSPNTADETSCLPGLAAEMLLDGYPLELLDGDASNIPERWVTDVLMELHKKVGEKSRLLVLTVLGVQSSGKSTLLNTMFGVQFPVSSGRCTRGAYMLFLRVSEDIQKDLNFNFILLIDTEGLQSPHLSQLEDSYEHDNQLATFVIGLSDVTIINIAMENSTEMKDVLQIATHAFLRMKEIGKKPVCHFVHQNVGGVSAHAKTKADRKHLLDQLDEMTQIAAEMEKQPAIKAFTDVLDYDIEKNNWNIPGLWHGTPPMAPVNTGYSEAVADLKKNLLETWKGDKHYEVSQIPEFLEWMRNLWKAVKYENFIFSFRNTLEAQAYDNVCIEFKKWEWEFRKEIFSWQTEAELEILNYDKSDLSHLNELVQSKKFQVENKIAVQDKVMKQKLREYYKRKDRHVNLIEKHKTELVSSISGLANEIQRSVENKLDCALELRKSLKEAQDIQRKQRGMIEEQVMKLLSDCKHQTLTDKELTDEFDKMWAEATVNVSGLKEQNIEASILKQLRKQFQNQNVNEELQNIGDLKDIVKDPFKAKKKHLKPNLTTMISKDTKRQLQSFADCVIESCTRFVHDIAKTERDYNDSFTRELLEKVDESLTQWSKHCKPQFGFDLKLYMCGIASREFLHMHRTFLSDRDPKRQLEKYKPQYLSDFLDLYKQRDDCQRKANDFVRLCVKPAVEEYISRSLGIEIVDHILTSHSAEYSSRSFFQYNIQKELLQKGEFESFLKYICTYEIYVKDWIFQHILQNMSEDKTLCKLKIXNLEVIVNKITEATEQASKGEDGVLLPDNQESIAKLINNMRKYLIKDISMSEEAEKTTLFQIQSTCRPFTKSLIKALGDLKEQMQEEFSNSEDITETLNKLPIKPQDELFKGVFGCGQQCPFCKVPCEAEGKDHKKHHATVHRPQGLYGYRVEDTEKLVETLCTTIVHSQFKFKNTDTKSKYHPCKKYTKYYPDWLIPPDTTTEASDYWKYVLVQYNERFAEKYEAKPADVPKAWRSITKEQALKGLKDAFNIK is encoded by the exons ATGTCTACCATGAAGTATGCTGAAGGACAAGAACCAGCAG TCCTACTCAACTTTCTCTCCAAAGTTGGACTGGAGAAATTTTATCCTAACAAACTCACTCTTCGGTCTCTCTTGGAGATCAACAAAAACAGCATAAATGAAGAAGCTGTCTCATCTGTGGAGGACATACCAAGGGGTTTTCTCAGGAAACTATTTAAACTCAATTCTGAATGCAGGAGCTGTACACACTTATCAgacaatgataataatgatgatgatgatgatgatgatgatgatgatgatgatgatgatgatgatgatgacgatgatatTTATACTGCAAAAGACCCTGCAGAGGATAATAAGGTCAACCCTCACGACCTCATAGTAGCTCTCTTCCTTTGTGCTGACAGCTTCTTGCAACAGGAACTGGCCCTCAAGATGTCCATGTGCCAGTTTTCTGTCCCACTGCTGTTGCCCCATGCCAATACCAGTCAGAGTACCCTGATGCTTTGGGCTCTGAGAGACATCGTCAAAGAGTGGCGTCCTCATAATTTGTCTGAATCAAAAGGGTTTGTTGAAGACAACATTATCCAAGCAGATATTCCATTCTACTCATTTGTGAGGCTGAAAAACTGCAGTTTATCCAAGTCCCAATGTTTGAATCATGTTctcagctttggtcagtccaataACAATACGTTCATACACAGAGATATAAAAGGAGGAGCAGTTAAAAGAAACATTGCCAATGGTTTAGTAGAGGTTTGCTGGTACCTTCCCAGTGGTACTGAAAATCTTGACATATTTCCGGAGCCAGTTGCAATCGCTAATTTGCGAGGAGACGTTTGTGAGTCAATTGCACAGTTCAGTTTTCTTTGTCATGTGTCCACTGCTGTCTTTGTGTTCCTGGACAAAGTTGAAGAAGAGGAGCACAAGATTCTGACTTCTCTTCAAGATGTGAAATCCAAACTGTTCTTCGTTGTTAACCGCAAGGACGGGAATAGTACAGAAGATATGTCTGTCAAGAAAACACTGAAAGAATTAGACCTACCAAAGACCAGTGTGAAATTCAAAAGTCCAAGGATAAATCTAGCCGAATTTTCAAATAAACTTTGTGCAGCCATCAAGACATCCATCAAAGATGTAAAAAACCCACGAAGCATTGCAAATATGCTTGACAAAGCTGTTGAACTTGGTCTGTCTGTGGATGAACGCACAAGTGACGACCAAAGGAAGGCAGCTGAGGACATTGCGAAAGGAATCGGAGAGCAACCAATACCAGACTACAAGAAACAACAACTCCCTTTGCAAGGAGATAACTGGAAAATGTTATCAAAGTTAGAGAAGGAGGAATGTAGGATGAAAGACACCGGTGACTCAGGCCTCGAAGAGTTTAAATCTCAGCTACAggcagaaaaactaaaaatcagAGAGggacaaagcaaacaaacattgTCAAAAGGAATTAAGAGTTTTATTAAAATCGTATCCAcaagtgacaaagaaaaaagagattATTTCCTTAAGTGGATGAAGTTGGAGTTGAATTCACATTATCAGGACAAACTGACTGATCTGCGTAACAAATTTAAAGAGCAATGCACGAAGAAAGATGCAAAACTCATTGCAGGGTTGGATCAGGCTTTGCTGGATAGCTCTTTAGGAATAGAGCATTACATGAGAGAGATGGGGCTGATCTATGAGTTTTCCTTGCAATCACCAAACACTGCTGATGAAACATCTTGTCTCCCTGGTTTGGCAGCTGAAATGCTGTTGGATGGATATCCTTTAGAGCTCTTAGACGGAGATGCGTCTAACATCCCAGAGAGATGGGTGACAGATGTGCTAATGGAGCTTCACAAGAAGGTCGGAGAGAAGAGCAGACTGTTGGTACTGACGGTGTTGGGTGTTCAAAGTAGTGGGAAGTCAACACTCCTCAACACCATGTTTGGTGTGCAGTTTCCTGTCAGCAGTGGCAGATGCACAAGAGGAGCTTATATGCTCTTCCTCAGAGTAAGTGAGGATATACAAAAGGACTTGAACTTTAACTTTATACTTCTCATTGACACAGAAGGTCTTCAGTCTCCTCATTTGTCACAACTAGAGGATAGTTATGAGCATGACAACCAGCTGGCAACCTTTGTCATTGGCTTAAGTGATGTCACCATTATCAACATTGCAATGGAGAACTCAACAGAAATGAAAGATGTTCTGCAAATTGCAACTCATGCTTTCTTGAGAATGAAGGAAATTGGTAAAAAGCCAGTTTGTCATTTTGTGCACCAGAATGTTGGTGGAGTCTCAGCTCATGCAAAGACCAAGGCAGATAGAAAACATTTATTGGACCAGCTCGATGAAATGACTCAAATTGCAGCCGAAATGGAAAAGCAGCCCGCTATAAAAGCTTTCACAGATGTGCTGGACTATgacatagaaaaaaacaactggaaCATCCCGGGACTCTGGCATGGGACCCCACCGATGGCACCAGTAAACACAGGTTACAGTGAAGCTGTAGcagatttaaagaaaaatcttttGGAGACATGGAAAGGAGACAAACACTACGAAGTGTCACAAATCCCAGAGTTTCTAGAATGGATGAGAAATCTCTGGAAAGCAGTGAAATATGAGAACTTCATCTTCAGTTTCAGAAACACTCTTGAGGCTCAAGCATACGACAATGTCTGCATAGAGTTCAAAAAATGGGAATGGGAGTTTAGAAAAGAGATTTTCTCCTGGCAGACAGAAGCAGAGTTGGAAATTTTAAATTATGACAAATCTGATCTCAGTCATTTGAATGAATTAGTCCAATCAAAAAAATTCCAAGTGGAAAACAAAATAGCAGTCCAAGACAAAGTAATGAAGCAGAAACTGCGGGAATACTACAAAAGGAAAGACAGACATGTGAATCTGATAGAGAAACACAAAACTGAACTTGTCAGCAGTATTAGTGGTCTTGCAAATGAAATCCAACGATCAGTAGAAAATAAATTGGATTGTGCACTTGAgctaagaaaaagtttaaaagagGCTCAGGACattcaaagaaaacaaagaggaaTGATTGAAGAACAAGTTATGAAACTCTTGAGTGACTGCAAACACCAAACACTCACTGACAAAGAATTGACAGATGAGTTTGACAAGATGTGGGCTGAAGCCACAGTAAATGTGTCTGGTCTGAAAGAACAAAACATAGAAGCAAGCATCTTAAAACAGTTGAGAAAACAAttccaaaatcaaaatgtcaaTGAGGAATTACAGAACATTGGAGACCTAAAAGACATTGTGAAGGATCCATTTAaggcaaaaaagaaacacttgAAACCAAACCTGACCACGATGATAAGtaaagacacaaaaagacagttGCAGAGCTTTGCAGACTGTGTTATTGAGTCTTGCACACGGTTTGTCCATGATATtgcaaaaacagaaagagactaCAATGATTCTTTTACAAGAGAGCTTCTGGAAAAGGTGGATGAATCTCTAACACAATGGAGCAAGCATTGCAAGCCCCAGTTTGGGTTTGACCTGAAACTTTACATGTGTGGCATTGCCTCAAGAGAGTTCCTTCACATGCACAGAACATTCTTGTCAGATAGAGATCCAAAACGTCAGCTGGAGAAGTACAAGCCTCAGTACTTGTCAGATTTTCTTGATCTATACAAACAGAGAGATGATTGCCAACGAAAAGCAAATGATTTTGTCAGACTTTGTGTCAAACCTGCTGTTGAAGAGTACATTAGTAGATCTCTGGGAATAGAAATTGTAGATCATATTTTGACAAGTCATTCAGCTGAGTACAGTTCACGCTCCTTTTTCCAGTACAACATTCAGAAAGAGCTGCTGCAAAAAGGAGAGTTTGAGAGTTTTCTCAAGTACATTTGTACATATGAGATTTATGTTAAAGATTGGATATTTCAGCACATTCTGCAAAACATGTCAGAAGACAAAACTTTGTGCAAACTGAAGAT GAATTTGGAGGTCATAgttaacaaaataacagaaGCAACAGAACAAGCCTCAAAAGGAGAGGATGGTGTTTTGCTGCCAGACAACCAGGAAAGCATCGCAAAGCTCATCAACAACATGCGCAAATATCTGATCAAAGACATCTCAAtgtcagaagaggctgaaaaaacCACCTTGTTTCAAATCCAAAGCACATGTCGTCCATTTACAAAGAGCCTCATTAAAGCATTGGGTGACTTGAAGGAACAGATGCAGGAGGAATTCTCAAACTCTGAAGACATCACTGAGACTCTGAACAAACTTCCAATCAAA